DNA from Paludisphaera mucosa:
CGACGCCGTGCTGATCGCCGGCAAGGGCCGCCACGCCTACCAGATCTTCGCCGACCGGGTCGTCCCCTTCGACGACTTCGCCGTCGCCCGCCGCTTCCTGAACGGCCGCCAGGCCCGCGCCGCCGTAACCCGCCGGGCCTGAGCCCGGCCCTCCTCAGCGCTTCAGGTCGACGATCGGGCAGCCGATCGCCTCGACCCGGGGCTCGGCGACGGGGCGGCCTTCGAGGACGGCGTCGATCGCACCGCGAAGGTCGCGGCGGCCGGGCTCCGGTCGCTGCCGCCCCAGCTTGCCGAAGCGGTCGTCGATCCGGCCGCGATAGGCGATCGCCCCGTCCGCCGCGATCACCGCGGCCTCGGGGGTGGTCGTCGCGCCGGTGCGACCGACCAGAACGTGGTCGCCGTCGAGCAGGATCGGCAGGTCGATCGCGTGCTCCCGGGCGTGACCCGCGGCCCTCGCCGACGACACGTCGGGATCGACGTGGACGAGCAGGAAGCTCACGGGTCGGCCGGCGTAATCGCGGGCGATCCGGCCGATCTCGGGGGCGTACTGGTTCGCGACCGGGCAATCGGGGGCGACGAAGAAGAGCACGTTCGCCTTCGTCCCCTCGGCAGGCCGGAGCGGCCGCCAGCCCCGGCCGGAGAGGTCCTTGATCGTCGGGTCGGTCGCCGCCGGCGCGGACCCCGAGGGGGCGTCGCCGGGCGGCAGCAGGCGTCGGAGCCCTTCCCGGATCCCGCCGCCGCCGCGAGCTTTCAAGAACTCGTCGAGTTTGAGCGCGCCGTCGCGGTCGGCGTCGAGCAGGCCCATGAAGGGGCGGAGCCGCTCGGGCACCTCGTCGCGTTGCAGCTTGCCGTCGCGGTCGGCGTCGAGCACGTGGAAGATCGTCGCCATCCGCTCGGGATCCATGTCCCGGAGCGGGTTGCCGCCGGGCCGGCCGCCGCCGAACAGCGTCGGGGCGCGATAGCCGGCGGCGTCCGCCTCGTCGACCGCGACGAAGACGAGCGTGACCGCCCCCATCTCGTCCGTCGAGGCCTCGCCCCAGCGCACGTGCACCGGGGGATTCGACGGGTTGCGGGGGTTGTCCTTCGAGTTGTCGTACACCAGGGTGGTGCGGACGACGGTCCCCTTCGGCAGCCGCACGGGCTCCGCGTAGTTGTAGCGTCCCTGCCAGTTGAAGTCCCAGTCTTCGATGGCGAACAGCTTCCGCTCGCCGCCGTCGGGCAGCTCGGCGACCGCCTTCATCGTCTTGCAGAGGTAGTGCGCATGGCCGCCGACCGCGACGACGTCGACGTCGAAGGGGGCCTGCCATTCGCCGCGGATCGTGAACGCCTTGTCGCCCGGCTCGATCCCGCGCCCGCCCAGCTCGGTCGCGATCCCGAACGCCATCGGCGCCTGCACCCCCATGAGCTTCTTCTTGGGCGGCTCCTTGGCGAAGTAGAGGCCCAGGCTGGTCTGCTCGCGTTCCGGCTTGCCCGAGGGGTGGAAGTGCATCTGCACGACCAGGTCCGACCCCTTCGCGAGAGGGAAGGCCAGGCCCTGCGGCAGGTGGCGGGGCGTGGCCCCCACGGCCCAGCCGCCGAGCGAGCCAGTGCGGGGGAAGCCCATCCGCCCGAAGCCCAGGCCCGGGTCGGCCTCGTCCAGCTTGCGGGCCGAGCCGGTCGAGTCGAGGAAGTAGAGCGCGTGGTGGACCACCGCCCGCGCCGTGGGGCGGATCTCGACGGCCGTGACCCAGCGGTCCTCGGACTGCTCCAGCGGCAGGACGAACATCCGGTACACGTCGGGCCCGTCGGCGGGGACGTCGAACGCCTCGGGGAGCGTGACGACCAGGTCCGGCTCGCCGAGCGCCCAGCCGCCTTCGCGGAAACGAGGCGTGGGGGGCGTCTTCTCGGCCGGCCCCTCGGCCATGCCCGATTCCACCCAGCGGTCGATCAGGGCGACCTGCTCCTCGGTCAGCCGGCGCTCGTCCTGAAAATGGCCCCAGCCCTTCGCGGGCGGCCACGGGGGCATGTAGCCGCTCTTCGCGACGTCGCGGATGAGCGCCCCGCGCTTCTTCACGTCCCGGTAGCTCATGAGCGAGAACGGCGTCCCCTCGCCCGGCCGATGGCACGAGGTGCAGTTGTCGAAGACGATCGCCGCCACGTCCTCGGCGAAGGTGGGCGGGGCCGGCCTCGGATCGTCCCCGGCCGCGACGGCGGCCGAGGCCAGGAGGGTCGCGATCGCCGCGACGAGGCGGATCGATCTGGAGGGATGCAGGTTCGCCATGTCTTTCGCCCTTTAAGAAGAGTCGGCCGACGCCGCGGTTTTTCGACGCCTCCTACCCTGGAGAACACGGGAAACCCGGTTTGGTTCCGCGGCCGCCGGAAATGCGGCCCGACGGCCGAGCCGCGTCACGGCTTCTTCGCCGGCTCGGGGTCCGCGACGGACGTGTGGTCGTGGACGATCTTCCAGCCGTCGGGGAAGCGCCGGAGGATCAGCGTGAAGAGGCCGTGGGGCTCGGCGCCGTCGGGCATCACGAGGTGCCAGCCGCCGCGCGCCATCGCGGCGTCGGGGCCGAGGGTCTCGACTTCGAGGCCTGAGAAGTCGAGCTTACCCATCGCGCGGCCCTCGGCCTTGTAGCGCGCGTGGTAGCGGTCGCGGGTCGGCCGGAAGCCGACGGTCTTCGTCCCGCCGGACTGGAAGACGAGGTCGGGCGAGTCCCAGTAGGTCGTCAGGAAGCCGTCGAGGTCGCCGGCGTTCCAGGCGGCTTCCTGGCGGGTCAGCACCTCGCGGACGTCGTGCGCGGGGTCGTGCTCGACGGCCGGAGTGGCGGCCTGGCCGACGGACGTCGGGTTGCGCAGGACGTAGAACCGGCCGTCCTCGGCGCCGCCCAGGAAGTCGGGGACGCCGTCGGCGTCGAAGTCGACGACCGTCGGGCTCACGTCGTGGCCTTCGATGTTCCGGTTCGACAGCAGTCCCGCGTTGCGGAACGTCCAGCCGCCGTCGCGCGAGCCCTCCTGGCGGTAGAAAAGGGCGTTGGCGGCGTTGAGCAGCAGGTCGAGCTTGCCGTCGCGGTCCCAGTCGACGACGCAGATTTTACGCCGGCCGCTGCCGCCGGCGGCCTTCGCATTCAGCCGCAAGGGCTCGCCCGACTCGCTCAGGAAGGCCCGCCGGGGCGGCAGCAGGACGAGCGAATCGCCGCGGCGGGCGCGTTCGAAGAACGCGAGATAGCCGTCCTGGTCGAGCATCACCAGGTCGACGAGGCCGTCGCGGTTCCAGTCGACGGCGACGGGCGTGGTCCGCCACTGGGTCAGCAGGGCGTCCCCTTCGGGCCGCAGCCAGCCCCAGGCGAGGTGCGGCTGGGGATGCTCGGCCGTCCAGGCGACCTCGATCGGCCGCGCCGCCGCGAGCTTCGGCACCGTCCGCGTGCCGACGTTTTTGTACCAGTGGACGCGGCCCAGGATCGAGTTGACGAGCAGGTCGGGCAGGGCGTCGCCGTCCCAGTCGGCGAGGCTCAGGGTCGTGTAGCCCCACTTGGCCTCGCAGGGGCCCTGGATGCTGCCGTTGGGGCCGGCCGTGATCCGGATCGTCCGGCCGTCGGCCTCCAGCAGCCGGGGCGCGGCCCATCGGGGCCTGGCGACGCCCGGCCCGCTCAGGTTCTCGACGAAGCCGATATAGCCCGCCGTGTTCCCCGAGACGACGTCGAAGTCGCCGTCGCCGTCCCAGTCGAACCCGAAGGGCGTGGCGAGCGCGCCGAACTTGACGTCGTCGGCCTCCTGGCGGAAGTAGACCGGGGCGAGGAACCGCGGCGTGCGTGCGGGGCCCACCGATCCGGCGTTCTCGACGAGCGCCACCCGGCCGTCCTCGTCGCCGACGATCAGGTCGAGGTCGCCGTCGAGGTCCCAGTCGATCGCCGTCGGCGTGATCATCTCCAGGTCCATGACCAGCGGCGCGCCGTCGGGCCCCGCGAGTCGGCGCCCCGGCGCGTAGTCGGGCTTCGTCCGCGTGCCGACGTTCTCGAAGTAGGTGAAGCCGTCGAGGAACTCGCCGCAGAGGAGGTCCAGGTCGCCGTCGCCGTCGAAGTCGCCGAAGTTCGGCGAGGGCCAGCCGAAGACTTCCAGGGCCTTGTCGCCGATCATGATCCTGAACGGGTCGTCATATTTCGGTTTGTCGCTCTCGCCGACGTTGCGTGCGACGTAGACGAGGCCGCGCAGCGGCCCGCGCGTCCACCTGCCCGAGGCGTCGTAGCCGTCGTCCCAGCCGTAGTCCGTCCAGTCGTCGGCGCCGACGACGACGTCGAGCCGGCCGTCGCCGTCGTAGTCGACGTACCGCCAGAAGTTGCCGCGGACCTTGTTGGGGTGGACGTTCGCCGGCAGGTCGAGCTTCTCCCCGCGCTCCAGGCCCGACTTGAGGAAGTCGGGATGCTCCATGCCCGGCGAGAGGACCCGCGGGCGGCCGTCGACGTGGCTCACCTGGACGTTCTGCAGCCCTTTGCTGATGCGCCGGCCCGGCTTGAAGACCGGCCACTTGACCTTCGAGGTCGGCCCGGTCGCGTTCTCGAAGAAGTAGACGCCGTTGTACGGCTTGTCGGGGCAGTCGACGACCAGGTCGAGGTCGCCGTCGCCGTCGAAGTCCATCGGCAGCGGCCAGGCCCAGAGCCCCACGCCCAGGTCGACGACGAGGCCGGGGTTGTTGAACTTGAGCCGCTCCAGGTCCTGCGCCGGGGCCGCGGTCGTCGCGAGCGCCAGGAGGATCCCCGCGGCCGACCGCAGGCGGGCCGACGTCGTTCCCATGGGTCGTCTCCGATCGGTATCGCCGCGGGACGGGCCGCCGCCGTCCCGGCCGACCTCAACCGGGCGCGAAACGTTTCCTGAGCGAGGCGAACAGCCCGCCCCTCCCGGCCGATGCCGGCCCGCCATTGTAGTCGCAGAGCCGGAACAATTCCTCCAGCTTGCGGCGGAAGGCCCAGTCCGACGTCAGGCCGCACAGGCGGTCGAAATCGGTCTTGCTCATATAACCGCGAAAGCGGAGCCGGCGCGCGGCCGGGTCGAACGACAGCCGGTCGGCGTACTCCGCGGGGACCGCGAACCCGTCCGGCAACCTCTCGAGCGCGACGAAGCGATCCACGGGACCCTCCATCAAAATCGAGGCGATCGTGGCATCCGCCCCCGGAATCGGAGACGGCGGGACAAACCCTGGAGCGTGCGAGCGGAGACGTCGACGTGCCCGCGCGACGGCGCGTCTTACGAGCCTATCTGGATATCAGCGACCTTCGACGGACGGCCGAGCCCGGAATCGGCGCGGAAAGAAGGCGCGTCGCGTCATCCAGTTTATCGGACCCGCGCCACGGGGCCGGTTCAAGCGAAATCCGCGGGCCGGCCGGTTGCGAGCCGGTCGTTCCGGATCTATGCTCGATGGATTCGGCGTCGATGCGGCCGATGCGTGCGCAGGAGTGCGGCCGGACAGGAGGGGGCGTCATGACCCGTCGGCGCGATTGGCTCAGGTCGGTGGTGGGCGGCGGCGCGGCGGCCTTCGCCGGGACGTGGGGCGTGGGTTCGTCGGCCCAGGAGCCGTCCGCGACCGGGGCGGGCGCGCGACGGACGGTCCGCCGGCCCGTCGTCCCGAACCCCGAGCGGAATGCCCTGCGGCCGGTGCTGGAGCCCTGGGAGTCCCGCCCGCCCATCGACGCCCAGGCGCAGGCTCTCCTCGAAGCGATCCGGGCCCGGCACAAGCTCCCCGGCCTCGTCGGCGCGATCGCCAAGGGCCCCGCGGTCGTCTCGATCGCCGCGACGGGCGTGCGCAAGGTCGGCGAGGACGACCCGATCCGCGTGGGCGATCAGATCCACGTCGGCTCATGCACCAAGGCGATGACGGCGACGCTCGTCGGCACCTTGTTCGAAGAGGGGCTGCTGGGGGCGTCGAGCACGCTCGCGCAGGTCTTCCCCGAGTACGCCGACCGACTGCACCCGGATTTCCGCGAGGCGACGCTCTCGCACCTGCTGACCCATCGCGCGGGCCTCCCGCACGACGCCGCGTGGTGGGACCTGCCCGGCCGCAACCCGACCGAGAAGCGATACGCCGCGCTCGTCGACATGTGCTCCGTCGCCCCCAAAACGCGGCCCGGGCGGACCTACGCCTATTCGAACGTCGGCTACGTGCTCGCGGGGCTGATGGCCGAGCACGTCACGGGCGCGACGTGGGAAGACCTGATGCGGGCGCGGGTCTTCGAGCCGCTCTACATGTATTCCGCCGGCTTCGGGCCGCCGGGCGGCGACGACTCCTCGCGCGACGTGCAGCCGTACGGCCACGAGATCGTGCGCGGGAGGCTGCGGGCGGTCCGCCACGACAACCCCGAGGTCATGGGCCCGGCGGGGACGGTGCACTGCTCGATCGTCGACTGGGCGAAGTTCGCCGTCGCCCACCTCCGCGGCGAGCGCGAGGGGGCCAAACTGCTGCTCCCCGCGACCTATCGCGACCTGCACACCCCGCCGCCGGGCTCGGACTACGCCGGCGGCTGGCTGGTCTTCGACCGGCCGTGGGCCGGGGGCCGGGCGCTGAACCACGCCGGGAGCAACACCATGTGGTACGCCAACGTCTGGCTCGCCCCCGCGCGAGACTTCGCCGTCCTCGTCGCCACCAACCAGGGCGGCGGCACGACCGCCAAGGCCGCCGACGAGGCCGTCGGAGCCCTGCTGGGCCGCTACGAGGCGGCCTTCGCCGGCGTTTGAAGCCCCGCCTCTCCGACGCGATCGGATTTCCTGGGCGCGGGCCGCGTCACGGCCGTCATTTCCCCGCGATCGCAATCTCTATTCCGCGATCGTGGCGCATGCTTTCTTGAAGGCGCGGCCTTGAGTAAGCCCGCTCCACTGTCATCGCGGCGCAGGCGATTCCCCGATTTATTACGCGAAAAACGACGTACGAAGCCAAGTCCTGGGGCCGTTTTCTCTGCCTAACGGATCACGTGTAAATAGGATAAGTCGATCGGCTTCGTTGGTCTCCCGGGGCGCACGAACCCGATTTCGGACCCGATGGGGGAGGGCTCACTCGGCGTCGTCGGGGAGGTCCAGGATCTGGCCGACGACCAGGTGGGCGGGATCGTCGACGGCGTCGCGGTTGAGGTCGAGGATCTCGCGGGCTCGCCGCGAGTCGCCCAGGCGGTCGCGGGCGATGGAGCGGAGCGTCTCGTGGGGCCGGACCTTGTGGACGGGAGCCTTGGCCCGACGGGGGGCCGGCGCGGGCTCGTCGAGCTCGTCGCGCGGCGACGTCCGGCGGCGGTCGTCGCGATCGGCCGCCCGTTCGGTCGAGGGGTCGGAGACGGGCAGGTTCAGCTCGCCCTCGGGGCGGCTGGAGCGGCGGACCGGAGTCGCGCCGGCGGGCGCGGCCGTCTTGACCGCGGGCGTCTCGGGCTGGCTCGGGTCGCGGTTGCGGGCCGAGCGGCCGCCCGGGGGGTCGATGAACGCGGGGTCCAGATCCTCGGGGGGCGGGATGCGGACGACGGCCCCGACGTACAGGTCCTCCAGCCGCTGGAACTGGTCGGCGTTGGCCTTGCCGAGCGCCCGGTAGTAGCGGCCGGAGGCGTAATGGGTCCGCGAGATCGTCCAGAAGTTCTCGCCGGGCTGCACCTTGTGCAGCACCGTGTCCATCTTGCCCTCGTCGCGCTTCGCGACCGAGGCCGCGGTCGCCGTCGCGGCCGTGGCCGCCGCGGCGGCCGCCGCCTTGGCCCCGCCGGAGACGAACCGCACGGGATCGCCGACGTCGATGCGGGCGTCGTCACGCAGCGGATCCGCCGACGAGCCGGAGCGCGGGTCGAGATCGTCGTTCAGGCCGACGTCCATGGGGTCGAGCCTGGGCTCGCCCGAGCTGTGCTTGATCGGCACCCATCCCTCGGTCGACTTGGGGGCCGCGGCCTCGGCCGCGACGGGGGCGGCCGCCGCCTCGGGGACCGACCGGGGCAGTTCGGCGGGGGCGGTCGGAGGGGCTGCGACGGGGGCTGCGACGGGGACGGGGACGGGGACCGGGACGGGCGCGGCGGCCGGATCCGCCGGAGTTCCGCCGGCCGGCGGCGTCGCGGGGGCGGGTGCGGGGGAGGAGCCCGGATCGGCGACCGGCGGCAGGCCGCCCTCCGCCGGAGTCGGCGCCGGGGCGGCGCCCGCTCCGGGATCGCTTGCGGGTGCGGGCGCCCCGACGGCGGGCGGGAGATCGGCGGCCGGTTCCGATCCGGGCGCGGCGGGCCGGCTCGCTGCAGGGCGGGTGCGGGGCCGGGGCCGGGTCGGGCGGCTCGGCGGCGGGCGTCAGGCGGCGCCAGCGCGGGGCCGCCGGGCTTCGACCCGTCGTGGGCCGGCTCCGGGGTCGGGGCGGGCGCCGGCGCGGGGGCCGGGAGGTCGTCCTCGGGCTTCAAATCGGCGCTGGCGAGCAGGAGCGAAGGATTGGGTTCGGGGGCGGGGGCCGCGCCCAGGTCGGGGAGGGCCGGGTCGGCCGCCTTGGCGTCGACCATGGCCGGCAGGTCGGGGAAGCCCTCGCCGCTCGCCTGCTTCACCCCGTCGGCCGCCGGCGCGGGGGCGTCGGCGACGGGCGTCGGGGCTGGCGCAGGGGCCTCGGCTGCCACGGCCGCGGGGGCGGTGGGGGGCGTCGCCCCGTCTTCAGGACCCTTCGCCGCGGGGGCCGCCGGATCGACCGCGGGGGCGGCGCCGGCGTCCTTCGCAGGCCGGGGGGCGGCCGCGCCCGGCCCCGGCAGCTGGACGGTCGGCGACTTGCCGGGCTTCACCGAAAGCACGCCGCAGAGCACGAGCACCGACAGGCCCGAGGCGATCGACGCGCGGGGGTACGCGCGGGCCAACCCCGCTCCGCGGGCGGCCGTCGCCGAGGCCGTGCGCAGGCCCGACGAGGCCATCGGCCCGATCCCGCCCAGGATCTTCGCCAATCCGCCGGGCGTCGACGCGCCGTCCCCGTCCGCCTCGCTCGCGTCGTCGTCGGATTCGGCCTCGGGCTCGGAGGAGGCGTAGGCGTCGTCCGCGTCGGCGTTCAGGTGCTGGGGCTCGTCGGGGTCGGGGTAGGTTCCTGATTCGACCATCGTTCGGCCACCCTTAGTTTGGCGCTGCGGGCGCGGGGATTGACGGCCGTTTCCTCGGCCGTCGCGATGACGGGTTTCTTGGTCAGGACGGTCCACCTCGGGTCGTTGCGGAACGCCCACTTCGTCGGACGGTCTTCCAGCGAATGGAAGCTGATGATCGCGGCGCGGCCGCCGGGCGCCAGGATGTCGGGAAGCTCGGCCAGGATCGCGTCGAGGTGCTTCAGCTCGTCGTTCACCAGGATCCGGAGCGCCTGGAAGACGCGGGTCGCCGGGTCGATGGGGCCGTGCCGCAGCTTGCCCGGGATGCACCGGCGGACCAGCTCGGCGAGCTGCCCGGTGGTGGTCAGGGGCTCGGCGTCGCGGGTCTCGACGATCCGCCGGGCGATCCGGCGGCTGAACCGCTCCTCCCCGAACTCGAAGAACGCCGTGGCGAGGTCCTCGGCCGACGACTCGGCCAGCAGGTCGGCGGCGGTCGGGCCGTCGGAGGTCGGGTCGAACCGCATGTCCAGCGGCCCGTCCGAGCCGAAGCTGAAGCCGCGATGCCGCCAGGCGAGCTGGTCCGACGAGAGCCCCAGGTCCAGCAGCACGCCGTCGACCTCCCCCGCGGCGATCCCGCGCCCCGCGAGCTTCTCCCGCATCGCGCTGTAGGGCGCGTGCACGAGGGAGACGGGGAGCCCGGCGGTCGCCTTGCGGGCCAGCTCCAGCATCTCCGGGTCGCGGTCGAAGGCCACCACGCGGCCGGAGTCGCCGACCCGACGGGCCAGGGCCGCGGCGTGGCCGCCGGCTCCGGCCGTGCCGTCGACGAGGATCGACCCCTCGCGCGGGGCGAGCCAGGCGACCACCTCGTCGATCAGGACGGGGCGGTGGACGGCCCGCGGAGCCCGCTCGGGTTCGAGCCCGCCTGGATCCGGCGTCTCCTCGGGTGACACGGCCTGGACGCTCGTTTCCGTGAAAGGGCGACGAACCACCCCGCCGTCGAGATGGTGCGCCGGAATCTACCCGACCGCCCGTTCCTGTCAATCCCGACGCCCCGGCGGGCGCCCGGCCGGCCCGGACGATCGCTCTCCATCTTTATCGATCGTCGCGCGGCGAACGTCCCCTTGAGCCCAAGTCCGCGGCCCCCCGCCGCCGCCGCGGCCTCTGGCCTTTCCGCGGGGGGGAGCCCCGGGATATGATGACTGGGAAAGAATAAAGGGTTCGGGCGGCGCCGTCGCGAGACGAGACTGCGGACCAGGGACGGCGAAGCCGTGCTGTTTGATCGAGGCCGAGGCGGCCGGGGCGAGTTCATCATGACGCGACGTTCTCGGGGGCGCGAAGTCGCCCTCCAGGTCCTGTACCAGCTCGAGCAGAACTCGGGCGTCATGACGGCCGACGTCCGTCGCTTCATCGACCGCCGGCTGCTGGGCGACCGCGACCTGATCGCATTCACCGTCGGCCTGATCGAGGGCGTCCAGAAGCATCAGCCGGCGATCGACGAGGCCATCAAGCAGGTCGCCGAGAACTGGCGGCTCGACCGCATGGCCGCCATCGACCGCAACATCCTCCG
Protein-coding regions in this window:
- a CDS encoding redoxin family protein yields the protein MANLHPSRSIRLVAAIATLLASAAVAAGDDPRPAPPTFAEDVAAIVFDNCTSCHRPGEGTPFSLMSYRDVKKRGALIRDVAKSGYMPPWPPAKGWGHFQDERRLTEEQVALIDRWVESGMAEGPAEKTPPTPRFREGGWALGEPDLVVTLPEAFDVPADGPDVYRMFVLPLEQSEDRWVTAVEIRPTARAVVHHALYFLDSTGSARKLDEADPGLGFGRMGFPRTGSLGGWAVGATPRHLPQGLAFPLAKGSDLVVQMHFHPSGKPEREQTSLGLYFAKEPPKKKLMGVQAPMAFGIATELGGRGIEPGDKAFTIRGEWQAPFDVDVVAVGGHAHYLCKTMKAVAELPDGGERKLFAIEDWDFNWQGRYNYAEPVRLPKGTVVRTTLVYDNSKDNPRNPSNPPVHVRWGEASTDEMGAVTLVFVAVDEADAAGYRAPTLFGGGRPGGNPLRDMDPERMATIFHVLDADRDGKLQRDEVPERLRPFMGLLDADRDGALKLDEFLKARGGGGIREGLRRLLPPGDAPSGSAPAATDPTIKDLSGRGWRPLRPAEGTKANVLFFVAPDCPVANQYAPEIGRIARDYAGRPVSFLLVHVDPDVSSARAAGHAREHAIDLPILLDGDHVLVGRTGATTTPEAAVIAADGAIAYRGRIDDRFGKLGRQRPEPGRRDLRGAIDAVLEGRPVAEPRVEAIGCPIVDLKR
- a CDS encoding FG-GAP-like repeat-containing protein translates to MGTTSARLRSAAGILLALATTAAPAQDLERLKFNNPGLVVDLGVGLWAWPLPMDFDGDGDLDLVVDCPDKPYNGVYFFENATGPTSKVKWPVFKPGRRISKGLQNVQVSHVDGRPRVLSPGMEHPDFLKSGLERGEKLDLPANVHPNKVRGNFWRYVDYDGDGRLDVVVGADDWTDYGWDDGYDASGRWTRGPLRGLVYVARNVGESDKPKYDDPFRIMIGDKALEVFGWPSPNFGDFDGDGDLDLLCGEFLDGFTYFENVGTRTKPDYAPGRRLAGPDGAPLVMDLEMITPTAIDWDLDGDLDLIVGDEDGRVALVENAGSVGPARTPRFLAPVYFRQEADDVKFGALATPFGFDWDGDGDFDVVSGNTAGYIGFVENLSGPGVARPRWAAPRLLEADGRTIRITAGPNGSIQGPCEAKWGYTTLSLADWDGDALPDLLVNSILGRVHWYKNVGTRTVPKLAAARPIEVAWTAEHPQPHLAWGWLRPEGDALLTQWRTTPVAVDWNRDGLVDLVMLDQDGYLAFFERARRGDSLVLLPPRRAFLSESGEPLRLNAKAAGGSGRRKICVVDWDRDGKLDLLLNAANALFYRQEGSRDGGWTFRNAGLLSNRNIEGHDVSPTVVDFDADGVPDFLGGAEDGRFYVLRNPTSVGQAATPAVEHDPAHDVREVLTRQEAAWNAGDLDGFLTTYWDSPDLVFQSGGTKTVGFRPTRDRYHARYKAEGRAMGKLDFSGLEVETLGPDAAMARGGWHLVMPDGAEPHGLFTLILRRFPDGWKIVHDHTSVADPEPAKKP
- a CDS encoding serine hydrolase domain-containing protein yields the protein MTRRRDWLRSVVGGGAAAFAGTWGVGSSAQEPSATGAGARRTVRRPVVPNPERNALRPVLEPWESRPPIDAQAQALLEAIRARHKLPGLVGAIAKGPAVVSIAATGVRKVGEDDPIRVGDQIHVGSCTKAMTATLVGTLFEEGLLGASSTLAQVFPEYADRLHPDFREATLSHLLTHRAGLPHDAAWWDLPGRNPTEKRYAALVDMCSVAPKTRPGRTYAYSNVGYVLAGLMAEHVTGATWEDLMRARVFEPLYMYSAGFGPPGGDDSSRDVQPYGHEIVRGRLRAVRHDNPEVMGPAGTVHCSIVDWAKFAVAHLRGEREGAKLLLPATYRDLHTPPPGSDYAGGWLVFDRPWAGGRALNHAGSNTMWYANVWLAPARDFAVLVATNQGGGTTAKAADEAVGALLGRYEAAFAGV
- a CDS encoding LysM peptidoglycan-binding domain-containing protein, producing the protein MPIKHSSGEPRLDPMDVGLNDDLDPRSGSSADPLRDDARIDVGDPVRFVSGGAKAAAAAAATAATATAASVAKRDEGKMDTVLHKVQPGENFWTISRTHYASGRYYRALGKANADQFQRLEDLYVGAVVRIPPPEDLDPAFIDPPGGRSARNRDPSQPETPAVKTAAPAGATPVRRSSRPEGELNLPVSDPSTERAADRDDRRRTSPRDELDEPAPAPRRAKAPVHKVRPHETLRSIARDRLGDSRRAREILDLNRDAVDDPAHLVVGQILDLPDDAE
- the rsmH gene encoding 16S rRNA (cytosine(1402)-N(4))-methyltransferase RsmH, which produces MSPEETPDPGGLEPERAPRAVHRPVLIDEVVAWLAPREGSILVDGTAGAGGHAAALARRVGDSGRVVAFDRDPEMLELARKATAGLPVSLVHAPYSAMREKLAGRGIAAGEVDGVLLDLGLSSDQLAWRHRGFSFGSDGPLDMRFDPTSDGPTAADLLAESSAEDLATAFFEFGEERFSRRIARRIVETRDAEPLTTTGQLAELVRRCIPGKLRHGPIDPATRVFQALRILVNDELKHLDAILAELPDILAPGGRAAIISFHSLEDRPTKWAFRNDPRWTVLTKKPVIATAEETAVNPRARSAKLRVAERWSNQEPTPTPTSPST